One genomic window of Salvia miltiorrhiza cultivar Shanhuang (shh) chromosome 4, IMPLAD_Smil_shh, whole genome shotgun sequence includes the following:
- the LOC131023286 gene encoding uncharacterized protein LOC131023286: MAKEKIIDQSQSDVKIKLIGRRHGDARTYNLPTVSEVAALVVGDFDESMGDRDLIVETQTGELKRINELHATYLGLQYPLLFPYGEDGFREDIPLNVPGSSSGNNARSNVTMKDYFAFRLHERESDVTTILTSKRLFQQFVVDAYTMIESSRLMYIRMNQKKMRADLYKGLTDALIRGETNPATRGKRVILPSSFVGGARYMVQNYQDAMAICKWARYPNLFITFTCNPKWPEIVRYVEKRGLKPEDRPDIVCRVFKMKLNNLINDLRKEKIFGIVRAVVYTIEFQKRGLPHAHILLFLWNEDRNPSPDNINEIISAEIPDMDLDPKYYTAVHDFMIHGPCGVANKNSPCMANGRCTKYFSKKYVETTSVDEDGYPYGAHINVEWCNQSRSIKYLFKYINKGNDRVTASFYKSTDDGHMEKNVDEVNMYYDCRYISPCEAAWRIFGFEIQYKDPPVERLSFHIPNEQNIIFSESDTLDEVLSKPTIGQTKFLKWFEANKIYPEARKLFFLKEEARKLTYAEFPTQFVWHAKKINAWEPRKERYSIGRVVYLPPGSGEMYYLRCLLNIVRGPTCYADIRTVNGIVYGSFKEACYAMGLLNDDREYIDGIVEASCWASAKSLRMLFVTLLSSDSFGSVADVWNACWIYLSDDILYNQRTMLHHPELQLTEEQIKCYTLLEIEKLLSSFGRTLREFEGIPYPSSEFFETDQNKLISDELRYDRKALTDEHKALISKLTDEQRCVYDTVINATRSNYGGMFFIYGYGGTGKTFIWNTLSAALRSKGEIVLNVASSGIASLLLPGGRTAHSRFKIPINVNEDSMCNINQGSPLAELIVKCKLIIWDEAPMMHKFCFEALDRGLRDIMRFVNPSSASTPFGGKTVVFGGDFR; this comes from the exons ATGGCAAAAGAGAAGATTATTGATCAAAGTCAATCTGATGTCAAGATAAAGCTTATTGGTAGACGACATGGTGATGCTCGAACATATAATCTACCAACCGTATCTGAAGTGGCTGCTTTAGTAGTTGGTGATTTTGATGAATCGATGGGGGATAGAGATTTAATTGTTGAAACGCAAACCGGAGAACTCAAGCGCATTAATGAATTACATGCAACGTATCTTGGTTTGCAGTATCCATTGTTATTCCCATATGGTGAAGATGGATTTCGTGAAGATATTCCTTTAAATGTGCCGGGAAGTTCAAGTGGTAATAATGCTCGCAGTAATGTTACTATGAAAGATTACTTTGCTTTCCGGTTGCATGAAAGAGAATCTGATGTGACGACAATTTTGACTTCTAAACGTCTATTTCAACAGTTTGTGGTTGATGCATACACTATGATTGAATCATCTAGATTGATGTATATACGCATGAATCAGAAAAAAATGCGGGCTGATTTGTATAAAGGCCTCACAGATGCTCTAATAAGAGGTGAAACAAATCCAGCAACCAGAGGAAAAAGAGTGATATTGCCATCAAGTTTTGTTGGGGGAGCTCGATACATGGTGCAAAATTATCAAGATGCGATGGCTATATGTAAATGGGCTAGATATCCTAATCTATTCATCACATTTACATGTAATCCAAAGTGGCCTGAGATTGTTAGATATGTTGAAAAACGAGGATTGAAACCGGAAGACCGCCCTGATATTGTTTGTCGAGTTTTCAAAATGAagttaaataatttgattaatgatcTACGTAAAGAGAAAATATTCGGCATTGTGAGAGCAG TTGTATACACTATTGAATTTCAAAAAAGAGGACTTCCACATGCACATATTCTGCTCTTCCTTTGGAATGAAGATAGAAATCCTTCACCAGATAATATCAACGAAATTATTTCAGCTGAAATACCGGACATGGATTTAGATCCAAAGTATTATACAGCTGTACATGATTTCATGATTCATGGTCCATGTGGAGTAGCAAATAAAAATTCGCCTTGCATGGCAAATGGTCgttgcacaaaatatttttccAAAAAATATGTTGAGACAACGAGTGTTGATGAAGATGGTTATCCA TATGGAGCACATATAAATGTTGAATGGTGCAATCAGTCACGGTCGATCAAATATTTGTTCAAGTATATCAACAAAGGAAATGATCGTGTTACTGCATCTTTCTATAAGAGCACGGATGATGGACATATGGAAAAGAATGTGGATGAAGTGAATATGTATTATGATTGCAGATACATATCACCATGTGAGGCTGCATGGCGAATCTTTGGATTTGAAATACAGTACAAAGATCCTCCCGTTGAAAGGTTGAGTTTTCATATTCCGAATGAGCAAAACATAATATTTTCAGAGTCGGATACATTAGATGAGGTTTTGAGTAAACCTACAATTGGACAAACCAAGTTCTTAAAGTGGTTTGAGGCAAATAAGATATATCCAGAAGCAaggaaacttttttttttgaaagaagaAGCAAGGAAACTTACATATGCAGAATTCCCAACACAATTTGTTTGGCacgcaaagaaaataaatgcatGGGAACCAAGAAAAGAAAGGTACTCGATTGGAAGAGTTGTTTATTTACCTCCTGGGAGTGGAGAAATGTATTATTTGAGATGTTTACTCAACATAGTACGTGGACCTACATGTTATGCGGACATAAGAACTGTTAATGGGATTGTATATGGTTCATTTAAGGAAGCTTGCTATGCAATGGGATTGTTGAATGATGATAGAGAATACATTGATGGTATAGTTGAAGCAAGTTGTTGGGCATCTGCTAAGTCTTTAAGAATGTTATTCGTCACATTATTGTCGTCCGACTCTTTTGGAAGCGTAGCAGATGTTTGGAATGCATGCTGGATATATTTATCAGATGATATCTTATACAATCAAAGAACTATGCTGCATCATCCAG AACTACAACTAACTGAAGAACAAATCAAGTGTTATACACTACTGGAAATTGAAAAACTGTTGAGTAGTTTTGGAAGGACTTTGCGAGAGTTTGAAGGCATTCCTTATCCAAGTTCTGAATTCTTCGAAACTGATCAAAATAAATTGATCAGTGATGAACTAAGATATGATCGAAAAGCATTAACAGATGAACACAAAGCTTTGATTTCTAAGCTTACCGATGAACAACGATGTGTTTATGATACTGTTATTAATGCGACACGGTCAAATTATGGAGGAATGTTTTTCATATATGGGTATGGAGGTACGGGAAAAACATTCATATGGAACACTCTTTCAGCAGCTCTAAGGTCAAAGGGAGAAATTGTTTTAAATGTTGCTTCAAGTGGAATTGCGTCCCTGTTGTTGCCTGGTGGAAGAACAGCTCATTCACGATTCAAAATTCCCATAAATGTCAATGAGGATTCCATGTGCAACATCAATCAAGGTTCTCCACTTGCAGAATTGATTGTTAAGTGTAAGCTTATTATTTGGGATGAGGCACCGATGATGcacaagttttgttttgaaGCATTGGATCGAGGTCTACGAGATATAATGCGGTTTGTCAATCCGTCAAGTGCATCCACCCCTTTTGGAGGAAAGACAGTTGTGTTCGGGGGTGATTTCAGATAG
- the LOC131023287 gene encoding uncharacterized protein LOC131023287 encodes MMLKKELNDLWGIASSWQLIPLGKGYYTLVFQSEADKTCAKVKNTWELLNGHLRLREWSRNFDPFKEHSSLANVWVRIHYLPIEYWHAEVLAGVARYIGHPIRIDAASVKKDFGQFARVLVELDMSKPLPTTLLFDEGDFAFYIEFTYEKLPLYCNRCKITGHSPDRCFKAIQKETDETTTHVKIATQQPRGKQWKEIEHIQTTNNEHEAAFHEHRNQPVGDQQIQQHSVKDKQCSGTTIGNTFAVLENLRGEETGLQILEAEQITDKSARVQQQGSGEDNEPKSTTQKVAQPSHRGSSPHLLEQEENAKNRISGENVRFQLRNNEDIRGPDMLDAITNNVETSVYDRPLEVYVSESSEEEETIEADVISEEIHSRQQPTDAVAFENAMKAQRLEQILALAKEPITSGMAAKRRGRPSKKQLADRAAEQISKQAEESIKHRLRKAGDAGNNPEAFVIDNSKKDCIQAMENVARESWSAEVERCGGSSAHFNQSS; translated from the coding sequence ATGATGTTAAAAAAGGAGTTGAATGATTTATGGGGAATTGCTTCTTCTTGGCAACTTATTCCCCTTGGAAAAGGCTACTACACTTTGGTTTTTCAAAGTGAGGCGGACAAAACCTGTGCCAAGGTTAAAAACACTTGGGAACTTCTTAATGGTCATCTTCGACTCAGGGAATGGTCAAGGAATTTCGATCCCTTCAAGGAGCATTCTTCGTTGGCTAATGTGTGGGTGAGAATACACTATTTGCCGATAGAATATTGGCACGCGGAAGTGCTGGCTGGAGTTGCGAGATATATTGGGCATCCCATTAGAATCGATGCAGCTTCAGTGAAGAAGGATTTTGGACAGTTTGCGAGGGTCTTGGTCGAGTTAGATATGTCTAAACCTCTTCCTACTACTCTTCTTTTTGATGAAGGAGATTTCGCTTTTTATATTGAGTTCACTTATGAAAAGCTCCCACTTTACTGCAACAGGTGCAAAATAACAGGACACTCTCCTGATAGATGTTTCAAAGCTATTCAAAAGGAAACTGACGAGACAACTACTCACGTCAAGATTGCCACGCAACAGCCAAGGGGAAAACAATGGAAAGAAATTGAGCATATTCAGACTACGAACAACGAACATGAAGCCGCCTTCCATGAGCATAGAAATCAACCTGTCGGCGATCAACAGATTCAGCAACATTCGGTTAAAGATAAGCAGTGCTCGGGGACTACGATTGGAAACACTTTTGCTGTGTTGGAAAACCTGAGAGGTGAAGAAACTGGGTTACAAATCTTGGAGGCTGAGCAGATAACTGATAAATCCGCGCGCGTACAGCAGCAAGGTTCCGGTGAGGACAATGAACCAAAATCTACAACTCAGAAGGTTGCGCAGCCTTCGCATCGAGGCTCTTCGCCTCATCTGTTGGAGCAGGAGGAAAATGCTAAGAACAGAATCAGTGGTGAGAATGTTAGATTTCAGTTGAGGAATAATGAGGATATCAGAGGGCCGGATATGTTGGACGCTATCACCAACAATGTGGAGACATCGGTGTACGATAGGCCGCTTGAAGTTTATGTTTCTGAAAGTTCAGAAGAGGAGGAAACAATTGAAGCGGATGTTATAAGTGAGGAAATTCATTCCCGACAGCAACCAACTGATGCGGTTGCTTTTGAGAATGCTATGAAGGCTCAGAGATTGGAACAAATTCTGGCATTGGCTAAGGAGCCAATTACTTCGGGTATGGCAGCTAAGCGGCGCGGTAGGCCTTCAAAAAAACAGCTCGCAGATCGTGCAGCGGAACAAATCTCAAAACAGGCAGAGGAGAGTATTAAACATCGTCTTCGTAAAGCTGGAGATGCTGGCAATAATCCGGAAGCTTTTGTTATTGACAATAGCAAGAAAGACTGTATTCAGGCGATGGAGAATGTCGCCCGTGAAAGCTGGTCGGCTGAGGTGGAAAGATGCGGAGGCTCCTCCGCCCATTTCAATCAATCTTCATGA